A segment of the Acidobacteriota bacterium genome:
CCAGGACCGCCTCATCGGGGATTCTGGCCACGGCCCGCTCGCAGATCTCGGTGCAGAGTCGAACGTCAACGTCCACCGGGAGGTGGGGGCCATGGTCCTCATAAGTCGCCACCGGCAGGACCGCAACCCGGTCGCAGTCGGCCGCTTCCTTGATCTCATACCAGATCATCTCGGCAAATCGATATTTCATCTCGTCCTCCTTCCGATTCAGATGCCCAATACCGGATTCCACCACCGGACAGGACTCGGTATCAAGAGTCGTTTCTTCACCGTCGTAGTAGACTGGGTGCGAACGAACAGTGGAGGATCCCCATGACCAACTCGAGCGCCCGGCTTCCGTTCTTCTCCTTGTTTCCCCTGGCCATGTTCGGATGCACCTCACAGGAGCAGTCCCCCCGGACCGAGCCTGGAATCGTCCAGGCCAGCGCTCCCGCACCGGCTGCGGCCGCGGATGTGAAACCTCTTCCCAACAAGACCCGGTCCGGACCCATCGTCTACACCAAGATCGGCATCGTCACCATGGACGCCAAGCCCTGGGAATTGGAATACAACTACGGACGCCTCGAGTCGTACGTCCGGGAGGCCGCCCGCAGGGGAGCGGAAGTGGTGGTGGCGCCCGAGGCGGTCCTGGACGGTTACGTCTGCTACGCCGCTCCCGACGTGACGCGGGAGCGGATGATGGAGGTGGCCCAGAGCGTGCCCGACGGGCCGTACATCGTGCGGGCGCGGCGGCTCTCCCGGGAGCTGGGAATCTACCTGGTCTTCGGGTTCCTGGAACGGTCGGGGCAGGAGATGTTCAACAGCCTGGTCATGACCGATCCCCAAGGGGAAATCCTGGCCAAATACAGCAAGATCCACGTGGGGGGCGAGTCCTACATCACGCCGGGACGTGAGTTGAAGCCGTTCGATACGCCGCTGGGACGAATCGGCTTCCTCATCTGCATGGACCGCACGGTTCCCGAGAACATCCGGACCCTGGGAGTCCAGGGAGTGGAAACGGTCTTTCTCCCCATGGACGGAGGGGGAGGACCCGAAAACACCAAGAGAATGGCCCGGTACGCCCGTGAGAACGGTTGCTGGATCATCATCGCCAACACCTGGAGCGCGGCCATCATCAGTCCCCGCGGCGACGTGCGCCTGGAGAAGTACGAGAACGAGATGGTGAGCATCGGCCGGGTGACCCCATGGGAGGTCCCCCGGGGACTGGACCGGGGCTCCATGATCAAACGCCGGCCCGATCTGTACGGACCCCTCCTGAAGTCGTACGAACCGGTGCGCTGGTATGACGACGAGGGCTATCCCACGGCTTGGGCCGAGTCGCAGAGGGCCAAGCACCGCCAGGACATCAGCACCTCCAAGTAAGCCGGTGCCGACCCCGTCCGCGAAAGATCACGAACCCTCCGCGCCGAGCCTGCGCCGGGCCCTGGGACCGGGCATGGCTCTGGCCATCGTGGTGGGAAACGTCATCGGTTCGGGAATCTTCCTGAAACCGGGAAGCATCGCCGCCGAAGCCGGCGACTTCCGCCTGATCCTGTCGGCCTGGCTTGTGGGCGGGGCCGTCTGTGTCCTGGGCGCCCTCTGCTTTTCGGAGCTGGCCGCCATGCTGCCCCGCACCGGGGGCCTGTACGCCTTTCT
Coding sequences within it:
- a CDS encoding carbon-nitrogen hydrolase family protein, which produces MTNSSARLPFFSLFPLAMFGCTSQEQSPRTEPGIVQASAPAPAAAADVKPLPNKTRSGPIVYTKIGIVTMDAKPWELEYNYGRLESYVREAARRGAEVVVAPEAVLDGYVCYAAPDVTRERMMEVAQSVPDGPYIVRARRLSRELGIYLVFGFLERSGQEMFNSLVMTDPQGEILAKYSKIHVGGESYITPGRELKPFDTPLGRIGFLICMDRTVPENIRTLGVQGVETVFLPMDGGGGPENTKRMARYARENGCWIIIANTWSAAIISPRGDVRLEKYENEMVSIGRVTPWEVPRGLDRGSMIKRRPDLYGPLLKSYEPVRWYDDEGYPTAWAESQRAKHRQDISTSK